One stretch of Xiphophorus hellerii strain 12219 chromosome 21, Xiphophorus_hellerii-4.1, whole genome shotgun sequence DNA includes these proteins:
- the ccl20b gene encoding C-C motif chemokine 20b, with the protein MESSKACLFAALCVFLIVSSFVCSSDSASCCTRYTKKKLSCLQVKNYSIQTIHGSCDIYAIIFHVNGRFVCADPAKPWTGRAVKCVDERRKKSVNEVMKKLRNDNKTQ; encoded by the exons ATGGAGAGCAGCAAGGCGTGTCTCTTTGCAGCGCTGTGCGTCTTCCTCATTGTTTCCAGCTTCGTCTGCAGCTCAGATTCAG CGAGCTGCTGCACGAGATACACCAAAAAGAAGCTGTCCTGCCTTCAGGTGAAGAACTACAGCATTCAGACCATCCACGGCTCCTGTGACATCTATGCCATCAT TTTCCACGTCAACGGGAGGTTCGTGTGCGCCGACCCGGCGAAGCCGTGGACCGGGAGGGCCGTGAAGTGCGTGGA TGAGAGACGGAAGAAGAGCGTAAATGAAGTCATGAAGAAACTGagaaatgacaacaaaactCAATAA
- the LOC116712379 gene encoding toll-like receptor 13, with protein sequence MGPEDVARAKRHSRCSKGNVIFLLMFLICSAVPASGFSLKSCSLSKTIAVCVQRRLTAIPQDIPPTVTGFDLSVNRLTKIRSSDFTPLPLLVYLELNRNKILHIESAAFASLTSLQKLNLNNNKVIKLEERAFDGLSNLTELRINHNQIKIVSSTSFQSLRKLKVLDISHNKLKQTTDVQLILQHMPQLQELVLKGNSLKAFHSWELTNNSLNLCRLDLTFNPLEDFRITADIFQNLTCLKIGNPNGNKPMRWNLKNHTFLSTVSSLDITGLIMSLDDMKELFKAVNSSLIFLRMNSMKRNQSQLINISCSIPTMSKLHFRRNKLKMIHSDLFKSCVHLTELDLADNSIEIIQENAFSALKGLRILGLSRNKLSSVPNATRNLQNLSELDLDSNAIRSITCQDFSNKTMLKELSMKNNSIPALNKCAFKDLLRLQVLRLQSNQIAHLNGSFENNLPNLKRLYLNGNKLTKILPKEFRSLRSLLNLSLHQNQIKDFHKDSFVGLTNLTDVCLQTNSIKREALKSGVFNALINLRRLDLSSNHIKYYDSHPLTYPPFSNLSRLEELSIIGQHSSGKSCLPANFLQGLNNLLSFYAKRIHIIYIDKDTFKYTPKLETLDLGSNDLRTLSSELFAPIQNLKNLYIHRTGLQSLDFFIDASLTKLEFLEGRHNQYSVITEDVIKSLPSLLCVDFTYISFSCDCDNAWFLNWTIANTQTQVNDAYNYSCNYPDDFKGKKLLGFDFTSCLQDKGFICFVSTTCMVLFVMVMSFSYHFMRSQLYIAYYLFWAWLFDSKYKNKQAPHQYDAFISYNSSDEPWVIGELLPKLEGEQGWRLCLHHRDFEPGKPIIDNITDAIYSSRKTICVISRRYLRSEWCSREVQTASFRLFDEQKDVLILVFLEDIPTYLLSPFHRMRKLLKKQTYLSWPRAAGHPEVFWENLRKALQTGNDANEEKLQLTVTETY encoded by the exons ATGGGACCAGAGGACGTAGCTAGAGCAAAAAGACATTCAAGATGTTCCAAAGGCAACGTGATTTTCCTCTTGATGTTTCTGATCTGTTCTGCTGTTCCTGCCAGTGGATTTTCACTGAAGAGCTGCAGCCTGAGCAAGACTATAGCTGTATGTGTGCAGAGGCGACTGACTGCTATTCCTCAGGATATTCCTCCGACCGTTACCGGCTTTGACCTTTCTGTAAACAGGTTGACAAAGATACGATCTTCAGATTTCACACCCTTACCTCTTCTAGTGTACTTGGAACTGAATCGCAATAAGATTTTACATATCGAAAGCGCTGCTTTTGCCTCTCTGACTTCCCTCCAAAAGTTAAATCTTAACAACAATAAAGTTATTAAACTAGAGGAAAGAGCTTTTGATGGGTTGAGCAACCTCACTGAGTTACGAATTAATCATAACCAGATAAAAATTGTGTCATCCACATCTTTCCAGTCTTTGaggaaattaaaagttttggaTATTTCacacaacaaactgaaacagACCACAGATGTTCAACTCATACTGCAGCATATGCCACAGCTACAAGAGTTGGTGCTTAAAGGAAATAGTTTAAAAGCCTTTCATTCATGGGAACTTACCAACAACTCACTCAATCTTTGCAGACTTGATTTGACTTTTAATCCTTTGGAAGACTTTAGGATCACTGCTGACATCTTCCAAAATCTCACCTGTCTGAAGATCGGCAATCCTAACGGAAACAAACCAATGAGGTGGAATCTGAAAAACCACACTTTCTTGAGCACAGTGTCCAGTCTTGACATCACTGGGCTGATTATGTCTCTTGATGATATGAAAGAATTATTTAAAGCTGTAAACTCATCGCTCATCTTTCTGCGGATGAACAGCATGAAACGAAACCAAAGTCAACTCATCAACATTTCCTGCTCCATCCCAACAATGTCTAAATTGCATTTTCGACGCAATAAGCTCAAGATGATCCATTCAGATTTGTTCAAATCATGTGTCCATCTGACTGAGTTAGATTTAGCAGATAATTCTATAGAAATTATCCAAGAAAATGCCTTCTCAGCGCTAAAAGGTTTAAGGATTTTGGGTCTGAGTAGAAATAAACTTTCATCTGTTCCAAACGCAACGAGGAATCTACAAAATCTTTCTGAGCTTGATCTAGACAGCAACGCGATCCGCTCAATCACATGTCAAGATTTCTCCAATAAGACGATGCTGAAGGAACTAAGCATGAAGAATAACTCAATCCCAGCTCTGAACAAATGTGCCTTCAAGGATTTGCTACGACTGCAAGTTCTCAGATTACAATCCAACCAGATAGCACATTTAAATggatcttttgaaaataatcttcCAAACCTTAAACGTCTGTATTTGAATGGAAATAAACTTACTAAAATTTTACCAAAGGAATTTAGGAGCTTGCGGTCTCTCCTTAACTTATCGTTAcatcaaaatcaaataaaggaCTTTCATAAAGACAGTTTTGTTGGACTGACAAATCTCACTGATGTCTGCTTGCAGACAAACAGTATCAAAAGAGAGGCCTTAAAGTCAGGTGTTTTCAATGCTCTGATTAATCTAAGAAGATTGGATCTATCTTCTAATCACATTAAATATTATGACAGTCACCCTCTGACATATCCACCATTTTCTAATCTGTCCCGTTTGGAGGAGTTGTCTATTATTGGTCAGCACTCTTCTGGAAAGTCCTGTCTGCCTGCAAATTTCCTGCAAGGTTTAAACAACTTGCTGAGTTTCTATGCCAAAAGAATTCATATTATCTACATTGATAAAgacacatttaaatacaccCCAAAGCTAGAAACTCTTGATCTTGGGTCAAATGATTTGAGGACTCTGTCTTCAGAACTGTTTGCCCCAATTCAAAACCTTAAAAACCTCTACATACACCGAACAGGTCTTCAGTCGTTAGATTTCTTCATAGATGCCAGTCTGACCAAGCTGGAGTTCCTGGAGGGAAGACACAACCAATACTCAGTCATCACTGAAGACGTAATCAAGTCGCTTCCATCGCTCCTGTGTGTTGACTTTACATATATCAGTTTCTCCTGTGACTGTGACAATGCCTGGTTCCTTAACTGGACGATagcaaatacacaaacacaggTTAATGATGCGTATAACTACTCTTGCAACTATCCAGATGACTTCAAAGGCAAAAAGCTCTTGGGTTTCGACTTCACATCCTGCTTACAGGATAAGGGTTTCATCTGTTTTGTGTCCACAACATGCATGGTTCTCTTTGTCATGGTTATGTCCTTCAGCTACCATTTCATGAGGTCCCAACTTTACATTGCCTACTACCTTTTCTGGGCTTGGCTCTTTGActcaaagtacaaaaataagCAAGCTCCTCATCAGTACGACGCCTTTATCTCCTACAACTCCAGTGATGAGCCTTGGGTGATTGGTGAACTGTTACCCAAACTGGAAGGAGAGCAGGGCTGGAGGCTGTGTCTGCACCATCGAGACTTTGAACCAG GGAAGCCCATCATAGACAACATCACAGATGCCATCTATAGCAGCAGGAAGACGATCTGTGTGATCAGCCGCAGATATCTCAGGAGCGAGTGGTGCTCCAGGGAGGTCCAGACGGCCAg TTTCCGTCTCTTTGACGAGCAGAAGGATGTGCTGATCCTGGTGTTTTTGGAGGACATTCCCACCTACCTGCTGTCTCCTTTCCACCGAatgaggaagctgctgaagaagCAGACTTACCTGAGCTGGCCGCGCGCCGCCGGCCACCCAGAGGTATTCTGGGAAAACCTGAGGAAGGCTCTGCAGACCGGAAACGATGCAAATGAGGAGAAATTACAGCTCACTGTGACAGAAACGTACTGA
- the LOC116711812 gene encoding toll-like receptor 13 isoform X1 produces MLIEQASNIKKISLVCSSNNKQILRFSSKSFIFYLQQRKAHNYMNFSDSRFTNICLKMGLEESKTKPNAGSKCSDHSVAFLLIYMICLVPLATGFSLKSCRVSQNVAICTNSQLKFVPQDIPPTVTGFDLSKNQISRIQRSNFKNLMVLEDLNLHENHISKIDSGAFANLTSLRKLTLNNNKLVKLGELAFDGLGNLTELRLNTNKITALSPTAFQCLTRLKLLDISQNKLETMSNLHLILQHMPQLQELVIRTNVLTTFQSWKLTNRSLDLQVLDLSHNPIRDFRVTANIFPNLTSLIIGDKFSVIPMKWDVKNKTFLRQVSSLDVSGLHTSPENMEALLKTVNSSLTSLALNNIKRNGTQLINLSCSIPTVSKLQFRSNKLITVSSYYFKPCVNVVELDLSENHIKIIDENAFTPMRNLTILKLSKNKLLSVPTAIRTLQNLSQLDLSSNMITALTCQDFSNQTRLKELSLQNNSISTLTECAFKGLVQLQILKLQSSQITDLQGAFKTSLPKLERLQLNGNKLTAIREGEFEGLKSLLRLSLHQNQIKTLDKGCFVGLLNLTDIQLQLNGITTGTLQTSPFKGLCNLKRLYLDDNHIKYFNITPFSDLHQLEELSLHGQHYRGKSSLPSNFLQGLSRLLNFSARNTQLINLGKDTFVNTPNLERLDLSSNDLENLTPELFAPIQNLKSLYISRIAVHSLDFLADANLNKLEFLQGRHNQYSVVTKDIIKSLPSLQYLDFKYNTFYCDCDNAWFVNWTIFSKRTQVNGAYNYSCNYPNDFKAKRLLDLKNDLKSCSQDINFNCFVSTTSVILFVMAGSFIYHFMRWQLYYAYYLFLGWLFDSKYKNKQVPHQYDAFISYNYHDEPWVIGELLPKLEGEQGWKLCLHHRDFEPGKPITQNITDAIYGSRKTICVISRRYLESEWCSREVQTASFRLFDEQKDVLILVFLEDIPTYLLSPFHRMRQLLKKQTYLSWPRAAGHPEVFWENLRKALQTGNDANEENFLILTQE; encoded by the exons atgttGATAGAACAAGCCTCGAACATCAAGAAGATATCACTCGTCTGCTCgtcaaacaacaaacaaatactCCGCTTTTCGTcgaaaagttttatattttacctCCAACAGAGAAAAGCTCATAATTACATGAACTTCAGTGATTCACG gTTTACGAACATCTGTTTAAAAATGGGATTGGAGGAAAgcaaaaccaaaccaaatgcAGGATCTAAGTGTTCTGATCATAGCGTTGCTTTTCTCCTGATTTACATGATCTGTTTAGTTCCTCTGGCCACCGGATTTTCCCTGAAGAGTTGCAGGGTCAGCCAGAATGTAGCCATATGTACAAACAGCCAACTCAAATTTGTTCCTCAAGACATTCCACCAACTGTGACAGGTTTTGATTTGTCTAAAAACCAAATCTCAAGAATACAACGTTCAAATTTCAAAAATCTAATGGTTCTAGAAGATTTAAACCTTCATGAAAACCACATTTCAAAGATAGACAGCGGTGCTTTTGCCAACTTGACCTCCCTTCGGAAGTTGACTCTGAACAACAACAAGCTCGTTAAGCTAGGAGAGTTGGCTTTTGATGGGTTGGGCAACCTCACTGAGTTAAGACTCAACACTAACAAGATCACAGCATTGTCACCCACCGCTTTTCAGTGCTTGACCAGGTTAAAACTTTTGGATATTTCTCAGAACAAACTGGAAACGATGTCAAATCTTCATCTGATTTTGCAGCACATGCCACAACTGCAGGAGTTAGTGATAAGAACGAATGTTTTAACAACCTTTCAATCATGGAAACTTACCAACCGCTCGCTGGATCTCCAGGTTTTGGATTTGTCCCATAATCCCATAAGAGACTTCAGGGTCACTGCCAACATCTTCCCAAATCTGACCTCCCTCATCATCGGTGACAAGTTCAGCGTCATACCAATGAAATGGGacgtgaaaaacaaaactttcctCAGACAGGTGTCCAGTCTTGATGTCAGCGGGCTTCATACGTCTCCTGAAAACATGGAAGCATTACTTAAAACGGTGAACTCCTCGCTAACATCGCTAGCGCTGAACAATATAAAACGCAATGGGACGCAACTGATCAACCTCTCTTGCTCCATCCCAACTGTGTCCAAATTGCAGTTTCGAAGCAACAAACTCATAACAGTCTCTTCGTATTACTTTAAGCCGTGTGTCAATGTAGTAGAATTAGATTTATCAGAGaatcacattaaaattattgaTGAGAACGCCTTCACACCTATGAGAAATTTAACTATTTTGAAACTGAGTAAGAACAAACTTTTATCGGTTCCTACCGCAATACGAACTCTGCAAAATCTCTCCCAACTTGATCTCAGCAGCAACATGATCACTGCTTTGACCTGTCAAGATTTCTCCAATCAGACAAGACTGAAGGAACTAAGTCTGCAGAACAACTCAATCTCTACGTTGACTGAATGTGCTTTCAAGGGCTTGGTACAACTCCAAATTCTCAAATTGCAATCCAGTCAAATTACTGATTTGCAAGGGGCTTTTAAAACCTCATTGCCAAAACTGGAAAGGCTGCAATTGAATGGAAATAAACTCACTGCTATTAGAGAGGGGGAATTTGAAGGATTAAAGTCTCTTTTGCGTTTGTCTCTAcatcaaaatcaaataaagacCCTTGATAAAGGTTGCTTTGTTGGACTGTTGAACCTCACTGACATTCAGCTCCAGTTAAATGGTATTACAACTGGTACCTTACAAACAAGTCCCTTCAAGGGTCTCTGTAACCTAAAACGATTGTATTTAGACGATAAtcacatcaaatattttaatattacaccATTTTCTGATCTTCACCAGTTGGAAGAGTTGTCTCTTCATGGCCAGCACTACAGGGGAAAGTCCAGCCTACCTTCCAACTTCCTCCAAGGACTAAGCCGTCTTTTAAACTTTAGTGCTAGGAACACCCAGCTAATCAATCTCGGCAAAGACACATTTGTGAACACACCTAATCTGGAAAGACTTGATTTGAGCTCAAATGACTTGGAGAACCTGACGCCAGAGCTGTTTGCCCCAATTCAAAACCTTAAAAGCCTCTACATCTCCAGGATTGCTGTTCACTCACTAGATTTCCTTGCAGATGCCAACCTGAACAAGCTGGAGTTTCTGCAGGGAAGACACAACCAATACTCAGTCGTGACTAAAGACATAATCAAGTCGCTCCCATCTCTTCAgtatttggattttaaatataataCTTTCTACTGTGACTGTGACAATGCCTGGTTCGTCAACTGGACAATTTTCAGCAAACGGACGCAGGTTAATGGCGCGTATAACTATTCTTGCAACTATCCAAATGACTTCAAAGCCAAAAGgcttttggatttaaaaaatgacttaaaatctTGCTCACAGGATATCAACTTCAATTGCTTTGTTTCAACCACATCTGTGATCCTCTTTGTCATGGCTGGATCCTTCATTTACCACTTCATGAGGTGGCAGCTGTACTACGCCTATTACCTCTTCTTGGGTTGGCTTTTTGACTCAAAGTATAAAAATAAGCAAGTTCCTCATCAGTACGATGCTTTTATCTCCTACAACTACCACGATGAGCCTTGGGTGATTGGTGAACTGTTACCCAAACTGGAAGGAGAGCAGGGCTGGAAATTGTGTCTGCACCATCGAGACTTTGAACCAG GAAAGCCGATCACACAAAACATCACGGACGCCATCTACGGAAGCAGGAAGACCATCTGCGTCATCAGCAGAAGATACCTGGAGAGCGAGTGGTGCTCCAGAGAGGTCCAGACAGCCAG TTTCCGTCTCTTTGACGAGCAGAAGGATGTGCTGATCCTGGTGTTTTTGGAGGACATTCCCACCTACCTGCTGTCTCCTTTCCACCGAATGAGGCAGCTGCTGAAGAAGCAGACCTACCTGAGCTGGCCGCGCGCCGCCGGCCACCCAGAGGTATTCTGGGAAAACCTGAGGAAGGCTCTGCAGACCGGAAACGATGCAAATGAGGAAAACTTCCTCATTTTGACACAGGAATGA
- the LOC116711812 gene encoding toll-like receptor 13 isoform X2 → MRHGHSPANTPPTQHTPIYSPDPLHVYNAGSFCVFPVPLATGFSLKSCRVSQNVAICTNSQLKFVPQDIPPTVTGFDLSKNQISRIQRSNFKNLMVLEDLNLHENHISKIDSGAFANLTSLRKLTLNNNKLVKLGELAFDGLGNLTELRLNTNKITALSPTAFQCLTRLKLLDISQNKLETMSNLHLILQHMPQLQELVIRTNVLTTFQSWKLTNRSLDLQVLDLSHNPIRDFRVTANIFPNLTSLIIGDKFSVIPMKWDVKNKTFLRQVSSLDVSGLHTSPENMEALLKTVNSSLTSLALNNIKRNGTQLINLSCSIPTVSKLQFRSNKLITVSSYYFKPCVNVVELDLSENHIKIIDENAFTPMRNLTILKLSKNKLLSVPTAIRTLQNLSQLDLSSNMITALTCQDFSNQTRLKELSLQNNSISTLTECAFKGLVQLQILKLQSSQITDLQGAFKTSLPKLERLQLNGNKLTAIREGEFEGLKSLLRLSLHQNQIKTLDKGCFVGLLNLTDIQLQLNGITTGTLQTSPFKGLCNLKRLYLDDNHIKYFNITPFSDLHQLEELSLHGQHYRGKSSLPSNFLQGLSRLLNFSARNTQLINLGKDTFVNTPNLERLDLSSNDLENLTPELFAPIQNLKSLYISRIAVHSLDFLADANLNKLEFLQGRHNQYSVVTKDIIKSLPSLQYLDFKYNTFYCDCDNAWFVNWTIFSKRTQVNGAYNYSCNYPNDFKAKRLLDLKNDLKSCSQDINFNCFVSTTSVILFVMAGSFIYHFMRWQLYYAYYLFLGWLFDSKYKNKQVPHQYDAFISYNYHDEPWVIGELLPKLEGEQGWKLCLHHRDFEPGKPITQNITDAIYGSRKTICVISRRYLESEWCSREVQTASFRLFDEQKDVLILVFLEDIPTYLLSPFHRMRQLLKKQTYLSWPRAAGHPEVFWENLRKALQTGNDANEENFLILTQE, encoded by the exons ATGAGACATGGACACTCTCCCGCGAACACACCTCCCACGCAACATACACCCATCTACTCCCCTGATCCCCTGCATGTTTATAACGCGGGGAGTTTCTGCGTGTTTCCAG TTCCTCTGGCCACCGGATTTTCCCTGAAGAGTTGCAGGGTCAGCCAGAATGTAGCCATATGTACAAACAGCCAACTCAAATTTGTTCCTCAAGACATTCCACCAACTGTGACAGGTTTTGATTTGTCTAAAAACCAAATCTCAAGAATACAACGTTCAAATTTCAAAAATCTAATGGTTCTAGAAGATTTAAACCTTCATGAAAACCACATTTCAAAGATAGACAGCGGTGCTTTTGCCAACTTGACCTCCCTTCGGAAGTTGACTCTGAACAACAACAAGCTCGTTAAGCTAGGAGAGTTGGCTTTTGATGGGTTGGGCAACCTCACTGAGTTAAGACTCAACACTAACAAGATCACAGCATTGTCACCCACCGCTTTTCAGTGCTTGACCAGGTTAAAACTTTTGGATATTTCTCAGAACAAACTGGAAACGATGTCAAATCTTCATCTGATTTTGCAGCACATGCCACAACTGCAGGAGTTAGTGATAAGAACGAATGTTTTAACAACCTTTCAATCATGGAAACTTACCAACCGCTCGCTGGATCTCCAGGTTTTGGATTTGTCCCATAATCCCATAAGAGACTTCAGGGTCACTGCCAACATCTTCCCAAATCTGACCTCCCTCATCATCGGTGACAAGTTCAGCGTCATACCAATGAAATGGGacgtgaaaaacaaaactttcctCAGACAGGTGTCCAGTCTTGATGTCAGCGGGCTTCATACGTCTCCTGAAAACATGGAAGCATTACTTAAAACGGTGAACTCCTCGCTAACATCGCTAGCGCTGAACAATATAAAACGCAATGGGACGCAACTGATCAACCTCTCTTGCTCCATCCCAACTGTGTCCAAATTGCAGTTTCGAAGCAACAAACTCATAACAGTCTCTTCGTATTACTTTAAGCCGTGTGTCAATGTAGTAGAATTAGATTTATCAGAGaatcacattaaaattattgaTGAGAACGCCTTCACACCTATGAGAAATTTAACTATTTTGAAACTGAGTAAGAACAAACTTTTATCGGTTCCTACCGCAATACGAACTCTGCAAAATCTCTCCCAACTTGATCTCAGCAGCAACATGATCACTGCTTTGACCTGTCAAGATTTCTCCAATCAGACAAGACTGAAGGAACTAAGTCTGCAGAACAACTCAATCTCTACGTTGACTGAATGTGCTTTCAAGGGCTTGGTACAACTCCAAATTCTCAAATTGCAATCCAGTCAAATTACTGATTTGCAAGGGGCTTTTAAAACCTCATTGCCAAAACTGGAAAGGCTGCAATTGAATGGAAATAAACTCACTGCTATTAGAGAGGGGGAATTTGAAGGATTAAAGTCTCTTTTGCGTTTGTCTCTAcatcaaaatcaaataaagacCCTTGATAAAGGTTGCTTTGTTGGACTGTTGAACCTCACTGACATTCAGCTCCAGTTAAATGGTATTACAACTGGTACCTTACAAACAAGTCCCTTCAAGGGTCTCTGTAACCTAAAACGATTGTATTTAGACGATAAtcacatcaaatattttaatattacaccATTTTCTGATCTTCACCAGTTGGAAGAGTTGTCTCTTCATGGCCAGCACTACAGGGGAAAGTCCAGCCTACCTTCCAACTTCCTCCAAGGACTAAGCCGTCTTTTAAACTTTAGTGCTAGGAACACCCAGCTAATCAATCTCGGCAAAGACACATTTGTGAACACACCTAATCTGGAAAGACTTGATTTGAGCTCAAATGACTTGGAGAACCTGACGCCAGAGCTGTTTGCCCCAATTCAAAACCTTAAAAGCCTCTACATCTCCAGGATTGCTGTTCACTCACTAGATTTCCTTGCAGATGCCAACCTGAACAAGCTGGAGTTTCTGCAGGGAAGACACAACCAATACTCAGTCGTGACTAAAGACATAATCAAGTCGCTCCCATCTCTTCAgtatttggattttaaatataataCTTTCTACTGTGACTGTGACAATGCCTGGTTCGTCAACTGGACAATTTTCAGCAAACGGACGCAGGTTAATGGCGCGTATAACTATTCTTGCAACTATCCAAATGACTTCAAAGCCAAAAGgcttttggatttaaaaaatgacttaaaatctTGCTCACAGGATATCAACTTCAATTGCTTTGTTTCAACCACATCTGTGATCCTCTTTGTCATGGCTGGATCCTTCATTTACCACTTCATGAGGTGGCAGCTGTACTACGCCTATTACCTCTTCTTGGGTTGGCTTTTTGACTCAAAGTATAAAAATAAGCAAGTTCCTCATCAGTACGATGCTTTTATCTCCTACAACTACCACGATGAGCCTTGGGTGATTGGTGAACTGTTACCCAAACTGGAAGGAGAGCAGGGCTGGAAATTGTGTCTGCACCATCGAGACTTTGAACCAG GAAAGCCGATCACACAAAACATCACGGACGCCATCTACGGAAGCAGGAAGACCATCTGCGTCATCAGCAGAAGATACCTGGAGAGCGAGTGGTGCTCCAGAGAGGTCCAGACAGCCAG TTTCCGTCTCTTTGACGAGCAGAAGGATGTGCTGATCCTGGTGTTTTTGGAGGACATTCCCACCTACCTGCTGTCTCCTTTCCACCGAATGAGGCAGCTGCTGAAGAAGCAGACCTACCTGAGCTGGCCGCGCGCCGCCGGCCACCCAGAGGTATTCTGGGAAAACCTGAGGAAGGCTCTGCAGACCGGAAACGATGCAAATGAGGAAAACTTCCTCATTTTGACACAGGAATGA